In Paraburkholderia flava, one genomic interval encodes:
- a CDS encoding MFS transporter codes for MRTIDNTIGDRSSAGVSGPVTRGSIIARLERMPRNALQVRARILIGLATFFDGFDVIAIAATLPLLIAKWHLTPWEIGFLIASGSIGQLVGAFVFPWYAERGGRVRAIALSSGIIGLTSIACGFAPTFAVFVALRVLQGLGLGGELPVAATYINEISRAHGRGRFVLLYEIVFPVGLLASNALGAWIVPRFGWQAMYFIGGMPLILFFVLRRLVPESPRWLAERERMADADVAVSAFERSSKQPLAPVTQAAEFDAMANRHPKRRMADLFGPAYLKRTMAVAMLWITCGFIQYGLSTWLPTIYRTVYHAPLQLALNLAVAASVLGVVGSLTCALLVDKVGRKPIINLSFVLCALSLLLAGVFHDASVYVVATCCAFSLGFLACGFITAYVYTPELYPTSIRAMGCGVGGAWLKVAAIFAPAIVSKTMIGGHLDIAFYILAAVPFLAAIAVHFLGIETKGKVLEQLEA; via the coding sequence ATGAGAACCATCGATAACACAATAGGGGACCGCAGCAGCGCCGGAGTGTCCGGCCCTGTGACGAGAGGCTCGATCATCGCGCGCCTCGAGCGGATGCCGCGCAATGCGTTGCAGGTGCGCGCACGGATCCTGATCGGCCTCGCGACGTTCTTCGACGGCTTCGACGTGATCGCGATCGCGGCCACGTTGCCGTTGCTGATCGCGAAGTGGCATTTGACGCCTTGGGAGATCGGCTTCCTGATCGCGTCCGGTTCGATCGGGCAACTCGTCGGCGCATTCGTGTTCCCGTGGTACGCGGAACGCGGCGGCCGCGTGCGGGCGATCGCGCTGAGTTCGGGGATCATCGGTCTGACGAGCATCGCGTGCGGATTCGCGCCGACGTTTGCGGTGTTCGTCGCGTTGCGTGTGCTGCAGGGGTTGGGGCTCGGTGGAGAATTGCCGGTGGCCGCGACCTACATCAACGAGATCAGCCGCGCGCATGGCCGCGGGCGTTTCGTGCTGTTGTACGAGATCGTGTTTCCGGTCGGCCTGTTGGCATCGAACGCGCTGGGCGCGTGGATCGTGCCGCGTTTCGGCTGGCAGGCGATGTATTTCATCGGCGGCATGCCGTTGATTCTGTTCTTCGTGTTGCGTCGACTGGTGCCGGAGTCGCCGCGCTGGCTCGCCGAACGCGAACGGATGGCCGATGCCGATGTTGCCGTGAGCGCATTCGAGCGCTCGTCGAAGCAACCGCTTGCGCCGGTCACGCAGGCCGCCGAATTCGACGCGATGGCGAACCGGCATCCGAAGCGCCGGATGGCCGACCTGTTCGGGCCGGCGTATCTGAAGCGGACGATGGCAGTCGCGATGCTGTGGATCACCTGCGGCTTCATTCAGTACGGCCTGTCGACCTGGCTGCCGACCATTTACCGGACCGTCTATCACGCGCCGTTGCAGCTCGCGCTGAATCTGGCGGTAGCGGCTTCTGTGCTCGGCGTGGTCGGTTCGCTGACCTGCGCGTTGCTTGTCGACAAGGTCGGACGCAAGCCGATCATCAATCTGTCGTTCGTGCTGTGCGCGTTGTCGTTGCTGCTGGCGGGCGTGTTCCACGATGCGTCGGTTTATGTGGTCGCGACGTGCTGCGCGTTCTCGCTCGGCTTTCTCGCCTGCGGCTTCATCACCGCGTATGTGTACACGCCGGAACTGTACCCGACGAGTATCCGCGCGATGGGCTGCGGTGTCGGCGGGGCGTGGCTGAAAGTCGCGGCGATCTTCGCGCCGGCGATCGTGTCGAAGACGATGATCGGTGGGCATCTCGATATCGCGTTTTATATTCTCGCGGCGGTGCCGTTTCTTGCGGCGATCGCGGTGCATTTTCTTGGGATCGAGACGAAGGGGAAGGTGTTGGAGCAGCTTGAGGCTTGA
- a CDS encoding 8-oxoguanine deaminase — translation MTKQAGAQQTPHPRTNQPTPRGRTMLVRHADVLVTMDDARHEWRDAGLYIEDNRIVAVGPTVELPQTADEVLDLRGHLVIPGLVNTHHHMYQSLTRAIPAAQDAELFGWLTNLYKVWAHLTPEMIEVSTLTAMAELLLSGCTTSSDHLYIYPNGSRLDDSIAAAQQIGMRFHASRGSMSVGQKDGGLPPDSVVEREEDILKDTQRLIETYHDDSRYSMLRLVVAPCSPFSVSRDLMRESAVLARQYGVSLHTHLAENINDVAYSREKFGMTPAEYAEDLGWVGRDVWHAHCVQLDDAGIALFARTGTGVAHCPCSNMRLASGIAPVKRMRLAGVPVGLGVDGSASNDGAQMVAEVRQALLLQRVGFGPDAMTARDALEIATLGGARVLNRDDIGALAPGMAADFVAFDLRQPLFAGALHDPVAALVFCAPSQVAYSVIGGRTVVKEGVLTTLDLGPVIERHNALARTLYQASA, via the coding sequence ATGACGAAGCAGGCGGGTGCACAACAGACACCTCACCCACGAACGAACCAGCCAACCCCACGCGGCCGGACGATGCTGGTCCGGCACGCCGACGTGCTGGTCACGATGGACGACGCGCGGCACGAATGGCGCGACGCGGGTCTTTATATCGAAGACAACCGGATCGTCGCGGTCGGTCCGACGGTGGAGCTACCGCAGACCGCCGACGAAGTGCTCGACCTGCGCGGGCATCTGGTGATCCCGGGGCTCGTGAATACGCATCACCACATGTACCAGAGCCTGACGCGCGCGATTCCCGCCGCGCAGGACGCGGAGTTGTTCGGCTGGCTGACGAATCTGTACAAGGTATGGGCGCATCTCACGCCGGAGATGATCGAGGTGTCGACGCTCACCGCGATGGCGGAGCTGTTGCTGTCGGGCTGCACGACGTCGAGCGACCATCTGTACATCTATCCGAACGGCAGCCGGCTCGACGACAGCATCGCGGCCGCGCAGCAGATCGGCATGCGGTTTCATGCGAGTCGCGGCAGCATGAGCGTCGGCCAGAAGGATGGCGGCCTGCCGCCCGATTCGGTGGTCGAGCGCGAAGAAGACATTTTGAAGGACACGCAGCGGCTCATCGAGACGTATCACGACGACAGCCGTTACTCGATGCTGCGTCTGGTGGTCGCACCGTGTTCGCCGTTCTCGGTGAGCCGCGATCTGATGCGCGAATCGGCAGTGCTTGCGCGGCAGTACGGCGTGTCGCTGCATACGCATCTCGCCGAGAACATTAACGATGTGGCATACAGCCGCGAGAAGTTCGGCATGACGCCCGCCGAGTATGCGGAAGACCTCGGTTGGGTCGGGCGCGACGTGTGGCATGCGCACTGCGTGCAGCTCGACGATGCGGGCATCGCGCTGTTCGCGCGTACCGGCACTGGCGTCGCGCATTGCCCGTGTTCGAACATGCGGCTCGCGTCGGGCATCGCGCCGGTCAAGCGGATGCGGCTGGCGGGCGTGCCGGTCGGGCTCGGTGTCGATGGGTCGGCGTCGAACGACGGCGCGCAGATGGTCGCCGAAGTGCGTCAGGCATTGCTGCTGCAACGGGTCGGGTTCGGACCGGATGCGATGACCGCGCGCGACGCGCTCGAGATCGCGACGCTAGGCGGCGCACGCGTGCTCAATCGCGACGACATCGGCGCGCTCGCACCGGGAATGGCGGCGGACTTCGTTGCGTTCGATCTGCGTCAGCCGCTCTTTGCTGGCGCGCTGCACGATCCGGTGGCGGCGCTGGTGTTCTGCGCGCCGTCGCAGGTTGCGTACAGCGTGATCGGCGGGCGGACGGTCGTGAAGGAGGGCGTATTGACGACGCTCGATCTCGGGCCTGTGATCGAGCGGCACAACGCGCTTGCGCGGACGTTGTACCAGGCATCGGCGTAA
- the uraH gene encoding hydroxyisourate hydrolase → MGKLTTHVLDTANGRPGAGIKVELFALAGDTRRALKTVVTNDDGRCDEPLLAGDALLTGEYELVFHAGDYFAAIGADLPQPRFVDRVVLRFGIADAQSHYHVPLLVSPWSYSTYRGS, encoded by the coding sequence ATGGGAAAGCTCACTACCCACGTACTCGACACCGCGAACGGCCGTCCCGGCGCGGGCATCAAGGTCGAACTCTTCGCGCTCGCGGGTGACACGCGGCGCGCGCTGAAAACCGTCGTCACCAACGACGACGGCCGCTGCGACGAACCGCTGCTCGCCGGCGATGCGCTACTCACCGGCGAATACGAACTCGTGTTCCATGCAGGCGACTACTTCGCGGCCATCGGTGCTGATCTGCCGCAACCGCGTTTTGTCGATCGTGTCGTGCTGCGTTTCGGTATCGCCGATGCGCAGTCGCACTATCACGTGCCGCTGCTGGTGTCGCCGTGGTCGTACAGCACGTATCGAGGCAGCTGA
- a CDS encoding ABC transporter permease, whose translation MILPYRLEARTSPSRAMQLAVPLIAALLTLAIGFLIFGLVGRDPLQAMHAFFIDPLSSVNGWTELLLKASPLCLIALGLAIGYRANVWNIGAEGQMLLGGIAASGVAIYFDQASGWWILPTMMIAGVLGGMAWAAIPALLKSRFNTNEILTSLMLTYVATQLLIYLVSGPWRDPQGMNFPLSEMFSGDALYPTFYGDWHWKFLRGTRLNASIFVTLAAIPLVWLFMRKSFAGFRMNVGGLAPLAARYAGFSDRRTIWTSLLISGGLAGLAGMGEIAGPIGQLQATWSPGYGFTAIIVVFVGRLHPLGIVLASLLMALLYLGGEAVQTSMQLPQALSGVFQGLLLFCLLGADLFVNYRVRRRTVAPHAH comes from the coding sequence ATGATCCTTCCGTATCGACTCGAAGCGCGCACGTCGCCGTCCCGCGCGATGCAGCTCGCCGTGCCGCTGATCGCTGCGCTGCTCACGCTCGCGATCGGCTTCCTGATTTTTGGTCTGGTCGGACGCGATCCGCTGCAGGCGATGCACGCGTTTTTCATCGACCCGCTGTCGAGCGTGAACGGTTGGACCGAGCTGCTGCTGAAGGCGTCGCCGCTGTGTCTGATCGCGCTCGGCCTCGCGATCGGTTATCGCGCGAACGTATGGAACATCGGCGCGGAAGGGCAGATGCTGCTCGGTGGCATTGCGGCGAGCGGCGTCGCGATCTACTTCGATCAGGCGAGCGGCTGGTGGATCCTGCCGACGATGATGATCGCCGGCGTGCTCGGCGGCATGGCATGGGCAGCGATCCCCGCGCTGCTGAAGAGCCGCTTCAACACCAATGAAATTCTCACGAGCCTGATGCTCACGTACGTCGCGACGCAGTTGCTGATTTATCTCGTGAGCGGCCCGTGGCGCGATCCGCAGGGGATGAACTTCCCGCTGTCGGAGATGTTCTCCGGCGACGCGCTGTACCCGACTTTCTACGGCGACTGGCACTGGAAATTCCTGCGCGGCACGCGGCTCAACGCATCGATCTTCGTGACGCTGGCGGCGATTCCGCTCGTGTGGCTGTTCATGCGCAAGAGCTTCGCCGGCTTCCGGATGAACGTCGGCGGCCTCGCGCCGCTGGCCGCGCGCTACGCGGGTTTCTCAGACCGCCGGACGATCTGGACGTCGCTGCTGATCAGCGGCGGCCTCGCGGGGCTCGCGGGGATGGGCGAGATCGCCGGGCCGATCGGTCAGTTGCAGGCGACGTGGTCGCCGGGCTACGGCTTTACCGCGATCATCGTCGTGTTCGTCGGGCGGTTGCATCCGCTCGGCATCGTGCTCGCGAGCCTGTTGATGGCGCTGCTGTACCTCGGCGGCGAAGCGGTGCAGACGTCGATGCAATTGCCGCAGGCGCTGTCCGGTGTGTTCCAGGGGCTGCTGCTGTTCTGCCTGCTCGGCGCCGATCTGTTCGTGAATTACCGGGTGCGTCGTCGGACCGTCGCGCCGCACGCCCACTGA
- a CDS encoding ABC transporter ATP-binding protein, with translation MNDSSTAAFSEHGVVPARLALAGIGKQYPAVRANDDVTLTVATGEIHAVLGENGAGKSTLMKIIYGAVRPDAGEIRWEGELVEIASPAAARKLGIGMVFQHFSLFETLTVGENIALALDEPFDLKALGKRIRDVSADYGLDIDPQRHVHSLTVGERQRVEIVRCLLQNPRLLIMDEPTSVLTPQAVRKLFETLRRLAAEGCSILYISHKLDEIQELCDTATVMRGGRVTGRVTPRDETHASLAQLMVGHSLPGYTRRAHTPGDVLLDVRHLSASSADPFGTSLDDVSFAVHGGEIFGIAGVSGNGQAELLAALSGEARSAQADAVAICGRPAGRLSAGARRALGFAFVPEERLGRGAVPAMSLAENALLTAHRQKMVRTGWIDARAMKAFAQRCIAAFDVRCGGDGALAQSLSGGNLQKYIVGREILQAPKVLVVAQPTWGVDVGAAAFIRQQLLDLSARGVAILVISEELEELFDICDRVAVLARGKLSPVRKTGDTNAEEIGRWMAGLFGERQSAAPSAESAHA, from the coding sequence ATGAACGACTCTTCGACGGCTGCTTTTTCTGAACATGGTGTGGTGCCGGCGCGTCTTGCGCTCGCGGGCATCGGCAAGCAGTACCCGGCCGTGCGCGCGAACGACGACGTGACGCTGACCGTCGCGACCGGCGAGATCCACGCGGTGCTCGGCGAAAACGGCGCGGGCAAGAGCACGCTGATGAAGATCATCTACGGCGCGGTGCGGCCGGATGCGGGCGAGATCCGTTGGGAAGGCGAGCTTGTCGAGATCGCGAGTCCGGCGGCCGCGCGCAAGCTCGGCATCGGCATGGTGTTCCAGCACTTCTCGCTGTTCGAGACGTTGACGGTCGGCGAAAACATCGCGCTCGCACTCGACGAACCGTTCGATCTGAAGGCGCTCGGCAAGCGCATCCGCGACGTGTCGGCGGATTACGGGCTCGACATCGATCCGCAGCGTCACGTGCATAGCCTGACGGTCGGCGAGCGGCAGCGCGTCGAGATCGTGCGGTGTCTGCTGCAGAATCCGCGTCTGCTGATCATGGACGAACCGACTTCGGTGCTGACGCCGCAGGCGGTACGCAAACTGTTCGAGACACTGCGCCGGCTCGCGGCCGAAGGCTGCAGCATCCTCTACATCAGTCACAAGCTCGACGAGATCCAGGAACTGTGCGACACCGCGACGGTGATGCGCGGCGGACGCGTGACGGGCCGTGTGACGCCGCGCGACGAAACGCATGCGTCGCTTGCTCAACTGATGGTCGGTCACTCGCTGCCGGGCTACACGCGTCGTGCGCACACGCCTGGCGATGTGCTGCTCGACGTGCGGCATTTATCTGCATCGAGCGCGGATCCGTTTGGCACATCGCTCGACGATGTGTCGTTCGCCGTACACGGTGGCGAGATTTTCGGTATCGCGGGCGTGTCGGGCAACGGTCAGGCGGAACTGCTCGCGGCGCTGTCGGGCGAGGCGCGTTCCGCGCAAGCCGATGCGGTCGCGATCTGCGGCAGGCCGGCGGGGCGGCTCAGTGCAGGCGCGCGACGCGCGCTCGGCTTTGCGTTCGTGCCCGAGGAACGGCTCGGTCGCGGCGCGGTGCCGGCGATGTCGCTTGCGGAGAACGCGCTGCTCACCGCGCATCGGCAGAAGATGGTCCGCACAGGCTGGATCGACGCGCGCGCGATGAAGGCGTTCGCGCAGCGCTGTATCGCCGCGTTCGACGTGCGTTGCGGCGGCGATGGCGCGCTCGCGCAGAGTCTGTCGGGCGGCAATCTGCAGAAGTACATCGTGGGCCGCGAAATCCTGCAGGCGCCGAAGGTGCTCGTCGTCGCGCAGCCGACGTGGGGTGTCGACGTCGGCGCGGCCGCGTTCATTCGTCAGCAACTGCTCGATCTGTCGGCGCGCGGCGTCGCGATCCTCGTGATCTCCGAAGAACTCGAAGAGCTGTTCGACATCTGCGATCGCGTCGCGGTGCTTGCACGCGGCAAGCTGTCGCCGGTGCGCAAAACGGGCGATACGAACGCGGAGGAAATCGGCCGGTGGATGGCGGGGCTGTTCGGCGAACGACAGAGTGCGGCACCGTCGGCCGAGTCCGCGCATGCATAG
- a CDS encoding LysR substrate-binding domain-containing protein has translation MSQQREAIDTYLLRVLHTLLMERSVTRAAVKLNQSQPAISAALRRLRDITGDPLLVRGKSGMVPTEYGLRLLEPVQNALREIERIKFQQHNFDPATSIRCYRIGCPDYLNVLFVPTVVERFRQAAPNATLEFHSLGPAFDYELALEDGKLDIVVGNWPEPPEQLHLSNLFVDQIVCLMSNAHPFAKRGNLTLDQYLNAPHLAPTPYSVGQRGAIDVHLARERLKRHVVVTLPYFNLAPYVLVKSDLIFTTTRLFADHYAKFLPLTVVPAPLDFPPMQYYQLWHERCHYSDEVRWLRSLVAEATRTLIGKP, from the coding sequence ATGAGCCAGCAACGCGAGGCGATCGACACCTATCTGTTGCGCGTCCTGCACACCCTCTTGATGGAGCGCAGCGTCACGCGCGCCGCCGTCAAGCTCAACCAGTCGCAGCCGGCGATCAGCGCGGCGCTGCGGCGTCTGCGCGACATCACGGGCGACCCGCTGCTGGTGCGCGGCAAGTCGGGCATGGTGCCGACCGAGTACGGCCTGCGCCTGCTCGAACCGGTGCAGAACGCACTGCGCGAAATCGAGCGCATCAAGTTCCAGCAGCACAACTTCGATCCGGCGACGTCGATCCGCTGCTACCGGATCGGTTGTCCCGACTACCTGAACGTGTTGTTCGTGCCGACGGTCGTCGAACGTTTCCGCCAGGCCGCGCCGAACGCGACGCTCGAATTCCATTCGCTCGGCCCGGCGTTCGACTACGAACTCGCGCTCGAGGACGGCAAGCTCGATATCGTCGTCGGCAACTGGCCCGAGCCGCCCGAGCAGCTGCATCTGTCGAATCTGTTCGTCGACCAGATCGTGTGCCTGATGAGCAACGCGCATCCGTTCGCGAAACGCGGCAATCTCACGCTCGACCAGTATCTGAACGCACCGCATCTCGCACCGACGCCGTATTCGGTCGGTCAGCGCGGCGCGATCGACGTGCATCTCGCGCGTGAACGCCTGAAGCGCCACGTCGTCGTCACGCTGCCGTACTTCAATCTCGCGCCGTACGTGCTCGTCAAGTCGGATCTGATCTTCACGACGACGCGCCTCTTCGCCGATCACTACGCGAAGTTCCTGCCGCTCACCGTCGTGCCCGCGCCGCTCGATTTCCCGCCGATGCAGTACTACCAGCTGTGGCACGAGCGCTGCCACTATTCGGACGAAGTACGCTGGCTGCGCAGCCTCGTCGCCGAGGCCACCCGCACGTTGATCGGCAAGCCGTAA
- a CDS encoding NAD(P)/FAD-dependent oxidoreductase, which yields MTDAATLDTPHVPKTIVVIGGGQAAGWVVKTLRKEGFDGRLVMIADEIHLPYERPPLSKAVLAGEADIDTVRLVKPDDFAALNVDAWQPDCATSIDREQRVVRTRSGREVQYDRLVIATGGAARRLPDALVKTSHVAYLRTLDEAVALGERLHGSQRVLVIGGGWIGLEVAATARKLGVDATVVEGAPRLCARSLPPLVSDFLLQLHRENGVDVRLNAALVSLDDQPGVNAGIRATFADGTTLDADFAVAGIGLAPHTALAEAAGLPVADGIVVDHFGATADPRIYACGDVANHPSAWLKRRVRLESWANAQNQAIAVAKALLGASEPYAEIPWFWSDQYDVNLQMLGDIPADAQLAVRGDLAGKRATLFHLEDNAIRGVIAINTARDLKLARKWMNQGRTIDLATLTDASTALA from the coding sequence ATGACTGACGCGGCCACGCTCGATACACCCCACGTGCCGAAGACGATCGTCGTGATCGGCGGCGGCCAGGCGGCGGGCTGGGTCGTGAAGACGTTGCGCAAGGAGGGCTTCGACGGTCGCCTCGTGATGATCGCCGACGAGATTCATCTGCCGTACGAACGTCCGCCGCTGTCGAAAGCGGTGCTTGCGGGCGAAGCGGATATCGACACCGTCCGCCTCGTGAAGCCGGACGATTTCGCCGCGCTGAACGTCGACGCATGGCAGCCGGATTGCGCGACGTCGATCGATCGCGAGCAGCGCGTCGTGCGCACACGCTCGGGCCGCGAAGTGCAGTACGACCGGCTCGTGATCGCGACCGGCGGCGCAGCGCGTCGCTTGCCCGATGCGTTGGTGAAGACGTCGCACGTCGCTTACCTGCGCACGCTCGACGAAGCCGTCGCGCTCGGCGAGCGCCTGCACGGCAGCCAGCGCGTGCTGGTGATCGGCGGCGGCTGGATCGGTCTCGAAGTCGCGGCGACCGCGCGCAAGCTCGGCGTCGATGCGACCGTGGTCGAAGGGGCGCCGCGTCTGTGCGCGCGCTCGTTGCCGCCGCTTGTGTCCGATTTCCTGCTGCAATTGCATCGCGAGAACGGTGTCGACGTGCGGCTAAATGCAGCGCTGGTGTCGCTCGACGATCAACCGGGCGTCAACGCGGGCATTCGCGCGACGTTCGCCGACGGCACGACGCTCGACGCCGATTTCGCCGTTGCCGGCATCGGCCTCGCGCCGCATACGGCGCTGGCCGAGGCGGCCGGCCTTCCGGTCGCGGACGGCATCGTCGTCGATCACTTCGGCGCGACTGCCGACCCGCGCATCTACGCGTGCGGCGACGTCGCGAATCATCCGAGCGCGTGGCTCAAGCGCCGCGTGCGGCTCGAATCGTGGGCGAACGCGCAGAACCAGGCGATCGCCGTCGCCAAAGCGCTGCTCGGCGCGAGCGAACCATATGCGGAGATTCCGTGGTTCTGGTCCGATCAGTACGACGTGAACCTGCAGATGCTCGGCGACATTCCCGCCGACGCTCAGCTCGCCGTGCGCGGCGACCTCGCGGGCAAACGCGCGACGCTGTTCCACCTCGAAGACAACGCGATTCGCGGCGTGATCGCGATCAATACCGCGCGCGATCTGAAGCTCGCGCGCAAGTGGATGAACCAGGGCCGAACCATCGACCTGGCCACCCTGACCGACGCCAGTACGGCGCTTGCCTAA
- a CDS encoding ABC transporter permease, protein MDIQQASALTSSAVAASIPLMFAGVGELVAEKSGVLNLGVEGMMLMGAVSGYAITAVTGSPWLGVLAALAAGAAMSLLFAFLTLTMLANQVATGLSLTIFGIGLSAYVGKPYTSAAVRATIDVWPIPLLSKIPVLGPAFFSLTPLDYLAFAMFAVVGWFLYRTRAGLVLRSVGESPQVAHAVGFPVVGVRYGAVLFGGAMAGLAGGYYSIVNLHLWQEQLTSGRGWIALALVVFATWRPGRLLIGALLFGAVTGLQFYAQAIGVAVPTQFLAMLPYIATIVVLVLISRNPNTIRLNAPASLGKPFFAAG, encoded by the coding sequence ATGGATATCCAGCAAGCCAGTGCGTTGACCTCGAGCGCCGTTGCCGCATCGATCCCGTTGATGTTCGCCGGCGTCGGCGAACTCGTCGCGGAGAAATCGGGCGTACTCAACCTCGGCGTCGAAGGGATGATGCTGATGGGCGCGGTCAGCGGCTATGCGATCACCGCGGTGACGGGCAGTCCGTGGCTCGGCGTGCTCGCGGCGCTGGCCGCCGGTGCCGCGATGTCGCTGCTGTTCGCGTTCCTCACGCTGACGATGCTCGCGAACCAGGTCGCGACCGGCCTGTCGCTGACGATCTTCGGTATCGGGTTGTCCGCGTATGTCGGCAAGCCGTACACGTCGGCGGCGGTGCGCGCGACGATCGACGTGTGGCCGATTCCGCTGCTGTCGAAGATCCCGGTGCTCGGTCCCGCGTTCTTCAGCCTGACGCCGCTCGACTATCTCGCGTTCGCGATGTTCGCGGTGGTCGGCTGGTTTCTGTACCGGACGCGCGCGGGGCTCGTGCTGCGCTCGGTCGGCGAATCGCCGCAGGTCGCGCATGCGGTCGGCTTTCCAGTGGTTGGTGTGCGTTACGGCGCCGTGCTGTTCGGCGGCGCGATGGCGGGTCTTGCCGGCGGCTATTACTCGATCGTCAACCTGCATCTGTGGCAGGAACAGCTGACCTCCGGACGCGGCTGGATCGCGCTCGCGCTCGTCGTGTTTGCGACGTGGCGGCCGGGGCGTCTGCTGATCGGTGCCCTGCTGTTCGGCGCGGTGACCGGCCTCCAGTTTTACGCGCAGGCGATCGGCGTTGCGGTGCCGACGCAGTTTCTCGCGATGCTGCCGTACATCGCGACGATCGTCGTGCTCGTGCTGATCTCGCGCAATCCGAACACGATCCGGCTGAATGCGCCGGCATCGCTCGGCAAGCCGTTTTTCGCGGCCGGTTGA
- a CDS encoding urate hydroxylase PuuD: MEGFITDWLNLAIRWFHVIVAIAWIGESFYFVALDNSLKPPEDANQRKRGVFGELWHVHGGGFYNMQKYTVAPPEMPDDLHWSKWPSYTTWLSGFSLFTVLYLMAPNTYLIDRNVLDMGPVVAIFSALGFLAAGWIVYDSLCRFLGNKDKVLGICVGLYVLIAAWLACHIFAGRAAYLIVGAMLATIMSANVFFVIIPGQRKMVAAMLKGDTPNPIYGKRGKQRSVHNTYFTLPVVFAMLSNHYAMTYTHPYNWAVLAVIMFAGALIRQFFVMRHRGQVLWYLPLGGVALMAAALAWTIPRPVVPQAQAANQPTLKIGDIAPVLQQRCVACHSAHPTLMGSAPVGVMFDTPDEISQNAQRIYQQAVTLKAMPLGNVTHMTDAERQKIAAWFEAGAAR, from the coding sequence ATGGAAGGCTTTATCACCGACTGGCTGAATCTCGCGATTCGCTGGTTTCACGTCATCGTCGCGATCGCGTGGATCGGCGAGTCGTTCTATTTCGTCGCACTGGACAACAGCCTGAAACCGCCCGAGGACGCGAACCAGCGCAAGCGCGGCGTATTCGGCGAACTGTGGCATGTGCACGGCGGCGGCTTCTACAACATGCAGAAGTACACGGTCGCGCCGCCCGAAATGCCGGACGACCTGCACTGGTCGAAGTGGCCGTCGTACACGACGTGGCTGTCCGGCTTCAGCCTCTTCACCGTGCTGTATCTGATGGCACCGAACACCTACCTGATCGATCGCAACGTGCTCGACATGGGCCCGGTTGTCGCGATCTTTTCGGCGCTCGGTTTTCTCGCGGCAGGCTGGATCGTCTACGACTCGCTGTGCCGGTTCCTCGGCAACAAGGACAAGGTGCTCGGCATCTGCGTCGGCCTGTACGTGCTGATCGCCGCGTGGCTCGCGTGCCATATTTTTGCGGGACGCGCTGCGTACCTGATCGTCGGCGCGATGCTCGCGACGATCATGTCGGCGAACGTGTTCTTCGTGATCATCCCAGGCCAGCGCAAGATGGTCGCCGCGATGCTCAAGGGCGACACGCCGAACCCGATCTACGGCAAGCGCGGCAAGCAGCGCTCGGTGCACAACACGTACTTCACGCTGCCGGTCGTGTTCGCGATGCTGTCGAACCACTACGCGATGACCTACACGCATCCGTACAACTGGGCCGTGCTCGCGGTGATCATGTTCGCCGGCGCGCTGATCCGCCAGTTCTTCGTGATGCGCCATCGCGGCCAGGTGCTGTGGTATCTGCCGCTCGGCGGTGTCGCGCTGATGGCGGCCGCGCTCGCGTGGACGATCCCGCGTCCGGTCGTGCCGCAGGCACAGGCTGCAAACCAGCCGACGCTGAAGATCGGCGATATTGCGCCGGTGCTGCAGCAACGTTGCGTCGCGTGCCACTCCGCGCATCCGACGCTGATGGGCAGCGCGCCGGTAGGCGTGATGTTCGATACGCCCGACGAGATCTCGCAGAACGCGCAGCGCATCTATCAGCAGGCGGTGACGCTGAAGGCGATGCCGCTTGGGAACGTCACGCATATGACGGATGCGGAGCGGCAGAAAATTGCCGCGTGGTTTGAGGCGGGTGCGGCGAGGTAG